The following coding sequences lie in one Bacteroidales bacterium genomic window:
- a CDS encoding glutamine synthetase III, producing MPTSLRFRVIENAFLKRPVEVKLPEERPSEYFGKYVFNRAKMQQFLPKDIYENLTNSIDNNKPINRDIADAVAEGMKKWAISMGATHYTHWFHPLTEGTAEKHDAFVELDSEGNMLERLSGKLLIQQEPDASSFPNGGIRNTFEARGYSAWDPSSPAFIVDDTLCIPTVFIAYTGESLDYKAPLLKALHAVDKAAVEVCKYFNPEVKKVIAYLGWEQEYFLVDEGLYAARPDLLLTGRTLMGHESSKNQQLDDHYFGAIPSRVIEFMKEVEIECLKLGIPLKTRHNEAAPNQFEFAPIFEECNLANDHNLLMMATMRKVARNHGFRVLLHEKPFKGVNGSGKHNNWSLGTDNGIMLMSPGKSKNENLRFITFIVNVIKAVYKYNGLLKASISSATNAHRLGAAEAPPAIISIFLGSHLTQVLQHIGSEDLDNLEASSKQGVNLDIPQIPELLIDNTDRNRTSPFAFTGNRFEFRAIGAEANCASAMIALNSAVAKQLTEFKHDVDEKIAMGIDKQNAILAVLGEYVKESMDICFDGNGYSDEWKQEAKRRGLDCETSVPLIFDNYLADATIDMFSSVGVMTKKELEARNEVKWETYTKKIQIEARVLGDLAKNHVIPTSTKYQSELIENAYKLKLLFPDKADSLCGKELTTIEDIGTRIEAIKGLVDDMIAARKEANTIEDMRERAIAYHDTVAPYFQKIRAHIDRLELVVDDKMWTLPKYRELLFIR from the coding sequence ATGCCAACATCTTTAAGATTTAGAGTTATTGAAAATGCGTTCTTAAAACGCCCTGTTGAGGTCAAACTCCCAGAGGAGAGACCTTCGGAATATTTCGGAAAATATGTTTTCAATCGTGCAAAAATGCAACAATTTTTGCCAAAAGATATTTATGAAAATCTTACTAACTCAATAGACAACAACAAACCCATTAACAGAGATATTGCCGATGCTGTGGCTGAGGGTATGAAAAAGTGGGCTATCAGTATGGGTGCTACACACTACACTCACTGGTTTCACCCATTAACAGAAGGTACTGCCGAGAAACACGATGCCTTTGTGGAGCTGGACAGTGAGGGCAATATGCTTGAACGTTTGAGTGGTAAGCTACTTATCCAACAAGAGCCAGACGCTTCGAGTTTCCCAAATGGTGGCATCAGAAATACCTTTGAGGCTCGTGGTTATTCGGCTTGGGACCCCTCTTCTCCTGCTTTTATTGTTGATGATACGTTGTGTATTCCAACAGTGTTTATTGCATATACAGGAGAGTCGCTTGATTATAAGGCTCCTCTTTTAAAGGCTCTTCACGCAGTGGACAAAGCGGCTGTTGAGGTATGTAAATATTTTAATCCTGAAGTTAAAAAGGTTATTGCTTACCTTGGTTGGGAGCAAGAGTATTTTTTGGTTGATGAAGGACTGTATGCCGCTCGCCCCGACTTGCTATTGACAGGGCGTACTCTTATGGGACATGAGAGTTCAAAAAACCAACAACTTGATGACCACTACTTTGGTGCTATCCCATCGCGTGTTATTGAGTTTATGAAGGAGGTTGAGATTGAGTGTCTTAAACTTGGCATTCCTCTAAAGACACGCCATAACGAGGCTGCCCCAAATCAATTTGAGTTTGCTCCTATTTTTGAGGAGTGCAACCTTGCAAACGACCACAACCTGTTAATGATGGCAACAATGCGTAAGGTTGCCCGTAATCATGGATTCAGGGTACTGCTTCATGAGAAACCTTTCAAGGGTGTTAACGGCTCGGGCAAGCATAACAACTGGTCGCTTGGTACAGACAACGGCATAATGCTTATGTCGCCCGGTAAATCAAAGAATGAAAACCTTCGCTTTATTACATTTATTGTCAATGTTATTAAGGCGGTTTACAAATATAACGGATTGCTTAAAGCAAGTATATCTTCGGCTACCAATGCTCACCGTTTGGGTGCTGCTGAGGCTCCACCCGCTATTATATCTATATTCCTTGGCTCTCACCTTACACAGGTGCTACAACATATTGGTAGCGAGGATTTGGATAATTTAGAAGCATCTTCAAAACAGGGTGTAAATTTGGATATTCCTCAAATCCCCGAATTGCTGATTGACAATACCGACCGCAACAGAACTTCGCCATTTGCATTTACCGGTAACAGATTTGAGTTCAGAGCAATAGGTGCAGAGGCAAACTGTGCTTCGGCAATGATTGCATTAAACTCGGCAGTTGCAAAACAACTTACTGAGTTTAAACACGATGTTGATGAAAAGATTGCAATGGGCATAGATAAACAAAATGCTATTCTTGCAGTTCTTGGAGAGTATGTTAAGGAGAGTATGGATATATGCTTTGATGGTAACGGATATAGTGATGAGTGGAAACAAGAGGCTAAACGCAGAGGATTGGATTGCGAGACAAGTGTTCCTCTTATTTTTGATAACTACCTCGCCGATGCTACAATAGATATGTTCTCTTCGGTTGGTGTTATGACTAAAAAAGAGTTGGAGGCTCGTAACGAGGTTAAGTGGGAGACCTACACAAAGAAAATTCAGATTGAGGCTCGTGTTCTTGGCGACTTGGCTAAAAACCACGTTATTCCTACATCAACCAAATATCAAAGCGAACTTATTGAGAATGCTTATAAACTTAAACTTCTATTCCCCGACAAAGCCGATAGCCTTTGCGGAAAGGAGTTAACTACCATTGAAGATATAGGTACTCGTATTGAGGCTATCAAGGGATTGGTTGATGATATGATTGCCGCACGTAAAGAGGCTAACACAATTGAGGATATGCGTGAACGAGCAATTGCTTATCACGATACGGTTGCTCCCTATTTCCAAAAAATCAGAGCACACATCGACCGTCTTGAACTTGTTGTTGATGACAAGATGTGGACTTTGCCTAAATATAGAGAGTTATTGTTTATTAGATAG